The genomic stretch CATACCTCATTCAACGTACGTTGCGGTGCGGAGATCCTCGCATTGCCCGGCACGCCGCCGGCATCGCCGCTCTCCTGGAACGGGCCACTTCGGGGAATCACCATTCGGGGACGCGAAGCCGACACCTTCACATATGCGAGCTCCCGCCGGTGAAACGGTTGCCGGACATCGACCGCACCACACGGCCAAAACGCCCGCATATGGGGAGTTAGAGATCATGCTCTGGATGTTCCAGCATTCGGAACACCCTGGAGACGATCATGCGCTTATGGCGGTCGCCGGGGTCCAAGGCGAACGGCATAAGCGCATGGTCGTGGGTCGGCTCTGTCGTCAGTGAGCCGCCTCGTACTTCTCGACGACGGTGGAGGCGATACGGCCTCGTTCGCTGACCGGGAGCCCGTGGGCCTTGGCCCACTGACGGATCTCGGAGCTCTTCTCCCTGCTCATCGCACGGCTACCGCCCCGCCCACGACGACGCGTGGAGGCGGCACCTGCCCGGCGCGCGTTCTGCACGAAAGGCGTGAGCGCGTCCCTCAGCTTCTTGGCGTTAAGGTCGCTGAGGTCAATCTCATAGGAGGAGCCGTCAATAGCGAAGCTGACCGTCTCATTGGCCTCGCCCCCATCGAGGTCATCGATGAGAATCTCCTGGATCTGCTTGGCCATCTACGCAATCCTTTCGCGGGCATTGTTTCATTCGCCGTGCCAAACATATACCCGGAAAGGCGCTGAGACAATTCAGCGCTGCAGGGATTCGGCTGACTAGCCGATCAGTTCTGCTTCTCGGCCGGATCCTGGCCGTTACGGTGGCGCCTGGGCCCCTCGGCGCGGAGCAACTTCACTACGCCAAAGATGAAGGCTCCGCCGACCACGACCGGAGGGATGAGCGCTGACAATACGTCTGTAAGGGCTTCCATTCGTCCTCGCCTCCACGGCTAGCGGGGTTTCGGGGGCGCTATATGAGCGCGTGCGCGGCCCGGAGGAGCGCGACAGGCCTCATGAGCGCAAGGCGACAACCGCCCGCACCCGACCATAGCTGCACACAGATGCGCTGCGTGCGCCAGGGGCGCCAACATCCGGCAACCCGGACGACCCATAGCCTAATGCCAGTCTCTCCAGGCTCCTTACCGGATCAAGCGAAATTTTTGCGAAAAGGCATCAGCGCAGGTACGGAAGGCTCAGCGAAGATCTTTTACGACGCGCGTTCCGGCCAGCCTGTCATGCGGTCCCCGCTCCAGCGGCTTGTCGATCAGGATGAGCAGGCCGACGCCGAACAGCAGCATTCCAGCCAGCAGATTGACCACTGGAATGCCCATGAGCATGAGCGGCCCCGGATAGACCAGGGTCCGTTTGAGCGCGGCAGACGGCGGAAGCTTCGCCGGGGCCAGACGAATCCGCATGATCGCCTTGCCGAACGTGCGGCCGTACCGGGAATGAGCGCGCCAGTCGTAGGCCGCATAAGCCAGTCCCGCCGCGAACCACGCGCACACGCCGGGCAGTCGGCCGCCGAAGACGTCCAAGACCCCGACAGTTCGAAAGATGGCCCAGAGCGCGATGAACAGAATGTAATAGAAGACCCCGAAGACGAGCGCTTCAATGAGGCGGGCGGCGAGCCGTTCCCACCATTCCGCCGGCCGTGCGTCCGCTCTCGGCGGCGTCCCGGCCATAACCTCCACCTCGCGTCGGGACTACGGGTCTCTCTCATTTTGGTACGGCCCCGCGGGCAAAACATAGGGGCCGGCGGGAAGCCGGCCCCTATGTTTACGCGAGGGAGGACTACTTGATCTTGACCACCACGGTACGCCCGAACTTGTCGGCGAACGTCTGCTGCAGTGGCTTGTCCCACAGCATGGAGGCGCCGTTCAGGGCGCACACGAGGGGGGCGAGCAGAACTCCGAGGGGCAGCCAGTAGAGGATGTAGCCGCCCCACGTCCCGAGCGCGCGCTTGAGCGCCGCGTCGTTGGGGATGCCGCCAGGCGGCACGGGGCCTCCGACCTGGACGACCTTGATGCCCATGATCATCTTGCCGATCGTCTGACCCTTCGTCTTGTGCATGAAGAAGTCGTAGCCGACGTAAACGGCAGTCAGGGCGAGCGCTATCAGGATGCCGAGGACGAACGAACCGACCAAGCCTGAGGTCACTCCGGTGGTCGAGTCATAGCTCGCAGCGAAGATGAGCGTGAAGACGATCGAAATCACGACCATCACGATGCCGAAGAGCACACCGTCGATGAGCCTGGCCACCAACCGCTGCCACCACTCCGCCAGCGGAGCGGGCGCGCCCGGCGGCTGCACGCCGACCGGCTGCCCGTAAGGCTGGCCGTACCCAGGCTGACCGTAGGCGGCCTGCTGCGGCTGCCCGTAGGCCTGACCGTACTGCTGCTGGTCGCCATACTGCTGCTGGCCGTATTGCGGCTGCTGGGCGTAGCCGGGCTGGGACTGCGGCTGCTGACCATAGCCCTGCTGCCCGTAACCCTGCTGCTGGCCGTAGCCAGGCTGGGACTGGGGCTGCTGACCGTAACCCTGCTGGCCATAGTCCGGCTGGGACTGCGGTTGCTGGCCATAGCTCTGCTGCTGGCCATAGCTCTGCTGCTGGCCGTAACCCTGCTGACCG from Nonomuraea polychroma encodes the following:
- a CDS encoding histone-like nucleoid-structuring protein Lsr2; amino-acid sequence: MAKQIQEILIDDLDGGEANETVSFAIDGSSYEIDLSDLNAKKLRDALTPFVQNARRAGAASTRRRGRGGSRAMSREKSSEIRQWAKAHGLPVSERGRIASTVVEKYEAAH
- a CDS encoding RDD family protein, giving the protein MSTGQPPYPQDESGENSVPQYGQQNAGRHPGEPDPDVTVVGYRADDAYGQQPQYGQQGYGQQQGYGQQPQYGQQQGYGQQQQYDQQGYGQQQQYGQQPQYGQQAQSQPDYGQQQAYGQQAQSQPDYGQQHGYGQQAQSQPDYGQQQAYGQQPQSQPDYGQQQAYGQQPQSQPDYGQQQAYGQQPQSQPGYGQQPPSQPGYGQQPSSGQYGAQQQGYGQQPQAQPDYGQQGYGQQQSYGQQQSYGQQPQSQPDYGQQGYGQQPQSQPGYGQQQGYGQQGYGQQPQSQPGYAQQPQYGQQQYGDQQQYGQAYGQPQQAAYGQPGYGQPYGQPVGVQPPGAPAPLAEWWQRLVARLIDGVLFGIVMVVISIVFTLIFAASYDSTTGVTSGLVGSFVLGILIALALTAVYVGYDFFMHKTKGQTIGKMIMGIKVVQVGGPVPPGGIPNDAALKRALGTWGGYILYWLPLGVLLAPLVCALNGASMLWDKPLQQTFADKFGRTVVVKIK
- a CDS encoding RDD family protein — its product is MAGTPPRADARPAEWWERLAARLIEALVFGVFYYILFIALWAIFRTVGVLDVFGGRLPGVCAWFAAGLAYAAYDWRAHSRYGRTFGKAIMRIRLAPAKLPPSAALKRTLVYPGPLMLMGIPVVNLLAGMLLFGVGLLILIDKPLERGPHDRLAGTRVVKDLR